The Acropora muricata isolate sample 2 chromosome 7, ASM3666990v1, whole genome shotgun sequence genomic interval gtagactcTAACATAACAATAAAGGGATGCTTGTAGCTCCTGgggattattatttattgtttggtACAAAATTTTTTGTCTTATGTTTTACAGTGGATACCTTTTAGgggtaaaaataaaacaagttctGCTCACACATTTCACATTTTGCTACCTTTGAGTCTCTATGAATATTTCCCACAAGCATTACATCACTTAACATGGGAGTTCCCCTTCCCTCAGGGAAAAGAACATTAAATAATACACCATTGATCCACATATTTCAAATATGTTATCCTTGTGTTTAttagaaaaatgcaaatatgaCTGTTACACTAAACTGATTGGTCAAATTGATGACTGAAATCACACGAGtatcattatgcttgaaaaaactggctttaatattaaaatcctattttgaatgaaacaacatttattttactAGTTATGAAAATCACTCTTGTTCATTACAATGACAAACTCAGTCTAAAACTTAATCTTGACATATTTGAATTGGCAAACTACAATTCTCCTTCCACTATTCTGGGGAATATGTTATCAAAATAAAACTGCATCAAGACAGGAATGTTTGCCACCCATGTTTCATCCCTTTCTATTTTTACAATAGCTATATCCTTAGTAGTCCATACCACAAAATAGCAGAAATTCCTCTGTGAGAAGTACAGTTCTCCCTGGACCTGATGCCAATAAACATGGTCTTTTTTCAAGGTGTAGCCATGTCCACTTTCACATTTTTCCAGACAAAATGTTGCTGACCCCACTGCCTCTGCTATTGTTAGGTTCCGTTCTGTGTATGGACACTTCACCTCATAGTTGGAAAGGGTAGCTGGTTCGCAAGAGGTGGTTCAGGGCTGATTAGCCAGCAGAGTCCAGTAAACCGCCCATACTCCTTCAGGTCTTCGTACAATGAGGAACGGTCAGCTTGTGTCGGCTTTATCGACAGAGCCGAATACTTTTTAGGCGGGGGGAACATTTCAGTGACCGCTTGAGTTGAAAGCAATGTATTTGCCTTTCGTTTCCGCCACTGGCATTCGACGTCGGTTCGACTCAGGTTGTGAATACCATGAATAAAGAGGGCTGCTGCATGGCTGCATTTAAACGCGCCTCTTGGACATTCACACTCGGTTGATTTTATCTCTTGTTCTTCGTCCAAGTAAATCTGAAAGACGTCATGATTATTGACATTTAGTTTGGCAAATAGAAAAGGTTTTTTCAAGAAGGTGCTGCAATGTCTTCCCTCTAAAGATCATGTAAAGAATAACAACTCACCGTCACTTTATAAACCTTCTGTTTCATACTTGCGTGTACTTCTCCTCGTAAAACACCCTGCTGGTAAATAAAAGCCTCAATGTGATCTGATTTAAAGTCGTTTTCCCCCttctttattgatttcttttcttctaagaagaaagaaagaagcgaAGCGATCGAGAGCGTGGCCATTTTGAATGGAATGCGCGTTTGTTGAGAACTGAGATTTTTAGCACCATGGAAACGTGACGTCACTGCTTAAGGACtctatagaggatattacatggtgATGAGAACATATGAGTTTCATGTCTGAGTGGCAAGAACAATATCTTACGAGTGATGTAGCTGCGAACAGTGACAAACCATGTACAAATCCACTTGGAATTGAACGTTTAATCTACGAAAGGCCGTGAGCATGACTCACAGAGATGCCACGATATTACAACGGAAGAATTCTGGGAAAACACTGACAATCTGAACTAAAACTGACctaaaacactgaaaaaatctTAACATAACTGAGGTTTTAACTCGGTGGCCTCGTGGTCACCGTTAGAAGAGGGCACCTCCACGCATGCCCGAACCTAAATATGTCACTGCAGGGAACCCGGCAGTAACAAGTGAGATAGTGTTCCTGCCACGagaacataaaattcatatctttgAGCAAACATGTAATGTTCTTTTTGTTGTATGGAGACTAAACATTGAATATTTCCTTTTATATGAGTTTCAAAGTAGTCAAGTTTTACAAATATGGCTAGCTTTATAGCAAACAGAAAATACTAAAGTACTTGGTGCCAAGTATATGGAAACACTAAACCCAATCAAGAAAATTCTGTGAGCTAGTTTTAGATATAAATACTGGAAACATTACTGACTTTGACTTGAATTGTCAGATACAaagattttcagtttcttttcttaCAGTTCCATGGGCGTAATATCTTCAGTTTCCCTTTTCTCGTCACAGGCGTCAATACTCTTTAAATACTCTTATGTCGTACAAGGTTTCTTTCTTTGTGATCTCGTTTTCAcattttctgtaaactctttaACTTCTTCGTCGCTGATGGACGCAAACCTACTCATCATGCTTTTATTCTAAACAACAAACGTGATGTGAGaagcaaattcaacaaaagcaaaaggcgGGAATCGTGACGCCATTGAATGGTAAGACAATCACAAAGGGGACATACGGAAAATATGCCACTCGGATCCTGGATGAAGTGGCGTATGGAATCTACGAGTGGTTTAGTTCCCAGTAAAACACTCTCCTCCATataataaagtgactttactttactttacctTTATGATTTGAAAAGACTTGTTTGAATCCTCGAAATAAGACGAGATTTCTCAGGCGGTAAAAAGCTGCATCTGCTCTAGTCAACTACAATCGTGGTCAAAAGTTGTTGGCAAAGTTGCATGCATCACTTCACTTTGCACCTAATTTGATTGTTCGAACTATTGGCTGTACTATTCTCTCAGTCTCCAAAATGCAAGTCGCCGGACCTATGCCCGCTGTTTAAATGAACTTGGCTTTGGATTCAAACAAGCGCAAAAGAAAGGACTTTTACGTGAGTTAGGCCCAAAACTTCACTTACAATTTGCCAAGGGAGTTCACCAAAGTGAAAACAGTTGTACTGGGCTTTGGATGCATGATGTTGCTTCCTACTTACATAGTGGTAGTTTTGCAACCCATAAAGCAGTGCTATGGCACCAAAAGCACACGTGTGGAGAAGAAGAGGGGAAGGACAAACCCTCACTGCAAAGGGCTCCAAAGACCTAGCGGAAGGAAAGCGGTTGCATGTGATGGTTGTCACAGCGTACAACAAGGGGTTCATATGCCAACATTTTAATCTGTGCTTTGAGAGAGCAGGGCTGAAGTGAGATGGAAAACGTTTATTTCTTATGGACAATGATCCATCCCAGATATCTAAGGTGGCAGAGAACGTGTTAAAAGATATTGAGTGTGAACTGCTTTGAATACCGCCCCATTCACCAGAATATTTTTCATCTAGTGAAAAACCTTTTGGAGAGTGAAGCTATTCAAGAAAATTACAATGTGTGAAACGTTTGAGCAATTTAAAGCGTGAGTATTACGAACAATCAAGAACGTAAATCCAACCATTATAAATAAGGCCATCAAGGGCAAGGGTTATAGGACGAAATATTGATTTGACAATAACACTGTAAAGTTACCTTCGCTTCGAGTTTCGTAAGTATATTAACAGTTCCTTAGAGTTTGACATCAACAgaagcaaagccaaaacaaacaagaaatatTGCATGTGTACGTCATGTAGCGTATAAAATTACATCTTGTTAATTTATCATCTTCTTATGTAAATACCCGTACGAAAATGTCTGGCCTGACAATAACCTAATTTTGGTCTAATCTTTTAGCCTGAGAGAGACCAAATTATAATAGCCTAACCTTAACCTTTTTAAGCCTCGTGTTAACCTTAAAAATGGACCTTAATTTTTTAAGGCTCGAAGCCTGACATTCTTAAGGCTCGCAGAGACGGAACGGGAGGAGCGGAAATAAGGCCTGAATATGGTTGTCTTTAAGGCTTACAATTAGCAATGGTAAGGCTTAAAAGAGCGGGCTTGTTAGGCTTAAAAGGGAAAACTGTTAGGCTTAAAAGGCAGGGCTGTAAGACTTAAAAGTTTAAGGCTTGACGGAACAAAATTATAAAGCAACTTAATGAAAGCCGTTTAGATGGTTCGCGTGACACGAGGTTTACACAAATTGTACACACATACCTCCACGCTTAGCTGTTTGTGACCTTAGTTTTCCATGGCGATTTAGAAACCTTCTAGAGCTCCAGACTTACAGACGTTCAATAACTATTTACAAATGAGTAAATTTCGAGGCCGTATGTAGTAGGTGTACCGAAGAAATGGAAACAGCCGTACTCGGTCAACAGGGGCAACGCGGGTGGTACGGTTGCTACCGAACTAAAATAATGTCAACATGCATTACACCCTGGattacatttcaaaattgacGCTATATATCTTCGCTGATCGAGAGACCATAAAAATTAGATGAAATTCCAGAGCAACGACAGCAAACAGCTCTTTTATTTTAGGTATAAGAGTatgcgaaaacaacaacatttgcAAGTCCTCTAATCTAATTGTATAACAATATATAACATCGATCGCTGTATAAATTAATTGCGATCTTAATGATAACTGTACTTTTGACTATAAAAGACAAGCATGTTTGGTCCTACTTGCAAAATAGAAGATACTTATAGTCCTGTCATATCGACAATTTTCGCTTTTCTTCCGGCTTTCACCCTCGCGTAAGTAATTTGTTGCGTGAAAGCCGAATTCACCTCCTTGCTGTTTGGATGTGCTTTCTCGTTTTGGATGCAGAACGCCGTCAAATATTCTGTGAattgagaaaaaacaaaaaggtcaAATCAATATAAATGAAGGCAAGAAGAGAAAAGTAAATCTTACCAATAGCGCGACATGTGGCGCTATATTGCtcaaaaaaaggaaggaagaaCGCAAAACCAGCGTGATATGCGAGGCCGCGAGCCATAAGTAGCGCAGGCGTCACGTAGCGACCTCTCTTCTCGTCTCTCCTATGTCACGCTATCCATAATGGCTTTTCCAGCACATGAGAGACTGTTGGCAGTCTACTCAAGCTAACACATTACCCTGACCTGACCGCGAAACTCGGTTAATAGCGGCTAAATATCAAGTGACTTGCTCATCATACCTTTACAAGCTGCCACTTTGTAGCTATCCAATGGTAACTTTGGAATGGACTGCTTGGAAGTCGCGGATTTAGCACTTGTGGTGTGAATTCCAAGGCCGCAGGAATTAGCTAGCTCTTCTTCGGAGAACACCAGAGGTATAAGTTTATTTAATAAAAAGATCGGGTTTTTCTGGCGTGCTCCTTGAAGAGCAACTCTCAGTTTGGTTCGATCAACCAGAACATCGTAGTTGTCGAACAGCTTTACCGTTGTGGAGTTTGAATTGTTCTGTGGAATAAAGATGGGTTGTCAGATTTACTCTGCATTGTTTCTTTCGTAATATGATCGAAGCTACTTATCAGAACGTCAGAAAGCAGGGGCTGTGTGTCTTCTAGGCAACAGATGCTGCAATTAACCCCAGCAACGTTCCAAGTTGTGATGTGTAAACTCAGCTTCTATATTCAACCTCTCTCTGCGTAGAGGTAGTTTTACCgtttctgaaaatttgaaagcaaCTGTACGCTGAACGATATTCTTCAATACAAAGCTTTTCTGCAAACTGTTAACTATCCGTTTGTTCCTCAGTGACAATCACAGGGAACTGATATGttgaaaatttcatttacaGCCATGTATACGTTGGTGTAGATGACGgcgtgtgaaaccaacataaGAAGCTAAGCCACCGATTGTGAACCAATAGTgccttgtttataaatttcaatgtgacctgtgtgatgcaggttatgttggtttcacacgcCGTCATCTACACCAATGTGTTGAAGAACACAGAAATTCTTCTTAGCCATGTATACATCATGAATATACTACAATGTCAATAGAATCTGAATGCCGAATAAAGTTCTAGACTCACCGTAGGTGGCGAGAGGTTTGCTTTTATCACGTATTGCTGGCAAGGCCGCAAGTCTAAAGACGATGGCGAACTTTGAGAGGGAATACTAGAATGATAGTGTCTAGTGAAGCACTCGAGGAAAGTTATCACCTCTTCAGTAGGAGctgcaatcaatcaatcaatggCAGTGAGAGAGATAATTTTAGGACTTGGTGTATGTTTTCAATCCCGAATGTGAAAACGAAGAGGTTTGGAAATACTTTTATAACGCACTTTGCAAATAAACAACGATTGTAAATAGATACAATGTAATTAATACTAGTGTAGTTAGGATTTTTATAGTTTGCATTTTTAAACATGCTGTATATAACACAAGTAATTCAGCTTATAGCTGCAAGTTGTGGTTTGTTAATAAACGATTTtactcaatcaatcaatcaatccccgcaatcaatcaatcaatttatCGTCCTCTGTCCACTAATACATCGTCTATGAGCTAAAAGGTTAGTACAAAATGCTCTTTACTAAGGAAAGAGACACTGGTTACAATAGAAAACTCAGATAGAATTCAAAACCTTTGTACTTTGCTAACATAAACTTACCAAAAGACCTCGCGTTTGTAATTAGGCAACCTAAAAGCCCTTCGAGATTATGTTCGCCCTGGGCTTATCATAAGTGACAACTTATATTAGAAAAGAATTATCGCTATTAGAGGATTCATATAACCGTGACAACTAATCAGTCTGAGATGAGTAGTTTCGTTTCAATATCAATTACGCCATTTTTGGGATCTACAATCAGATCTCCTTATTTACCGGGGTGAGAGAAATTGTTCTGTTGCCTGATTTTCATCAGCTGTTCTTTGAGCTGCTGGTTTTCTTTCCGAAGTGCTTGGTTTTCTTCGTAAAGATCATGGTCAGCATTTTTGTGGTCGGATGCGAGATTCGACATCTGCTCAAATTCGTCTGCTTCCATGTCCAAAAGAGCTGTCATAGAGGACCTCCACATATCATAGCTTGCACTCCCATTGTTGACTGAGTCGGAGTAAGGCATTCCCCGCGGTGTCGTTGGCAATACTTTTGTTGAAGGTGGTGCTACCACATCAGACTCTGGCATGGAAGTGGCTTCAGCAATGGCTTCAAGAGAAGATAGAGGAGATGAGTCCTCTCTTTCCGCAACACTGAGTTGCACCCTTTCTGGAGACCTCCCTCTGGCCTGGTATTGACGTGGGCGTTGACAAATGGCGTTTTCTTGCTGCTTGTTGTTGAGTGGCGCCGTTGGTGTTGGTAGCTCGGTGATAGATGTACCGACCACAGACCTCTCGCTGGGCTGGTATTGGCTTGGGCGTTGAGCAATGGTTTTTCCTTGTGGGATGCTGCTGGGTCGCGCCGTTGGTGTCTGCAAACCTGTGACAATTAGGGGGTTTGTAACTTCAGTCCTTTCTCTGGCCTGGTATTGACCTGGAAGTTGTGTAATGGCGTTTC includes:
- the LOC136923330 gene encoding uncharacterized protein, which encodes MATLSIASLLSFFLEEKKSIKKGENDFKSDHIEAFIYQQGVLRGEVHASMKQKVYKVTIYLDEEQEIKSTECECPRGAFKCSHAAALFIHGIHNLSRTDVECQWRKRKANTLLSTQAVTEMFPPPKKYSALSIKPTQADRSSLYEDLKEYGRFTGLCWLISPEPPLANQLPFPTMR